A genomic stretch from Flavobacterium sp. KS-LB2 includes:
- the clpB gene encoding ATP-dependent chaperone ClpB, with product MNINKFTIKSQEAIQLSQQLAQSQGQQQIENEHIFKAIFEVDENVAPFILKKLNVNVPLFLQILDSTIQSFPKVSGGEIMLSRTANTTLNEAEIIAKKMNDEFVSVEHLILAIFDSKTKAAQILKDQGVTGKGLKAAIEELRKGERVTSASAEETYNSLNKYAKNLNELARSGKLDPVIGRDEEIRRVLQILTRRTKNNPMLVGEPGVGKTAIAEGLAHRIVDGDVPDNLKDKIVYSLDMGALIAGAKYKGEFEERLKSVVKEVTSAEGDIVLFIDEIHTLVGAGGGEGAMDAANILKPALARGELRAIGATTLDEYQKYFEKDKALERRFQKIMVEEPDTESAISILRGIKEKYETHHKVQIKDDAIIAAVELSQRYITNRFLPDKAIDLMDEAASKLRMEINSKPEELDVLDRKIMQLEIEIEAIKREKDESKLKILGMDLANLKEDRNEIYAKWKSEKDVVDNIQAVKTEIEDFKYEAERAEREGDYGKVAEIRYGKIKEAQERLDVLLKELQENQSGTSLIKEEVTREDIAEVVAKWTGIPVMKMLQGEREKLLKLEDELHHRVVGQEEAIQAVSDAVRRSRAGLQDMKKPVGTFLFLGTTGVGKTELAKALAEYLFDDENAMTRIDMSEYQERHSVSRLVGAPPGYVGYDEGGQLTEAVRRKPYSVILLDEIEKAHPDTFNILLQVLDEGRLTDNKGRLADFKNTIIIMTSNMGSQIIQDKFENLKGSVEAATELAKVEVLGLLKQTVRPEFINRIDEIVMFTPLTNENIAQIVGLQLKNVTKMLAQQGITMDATPEAIAYLSEKGYDPQFGARPVKRVIQRDVLNELSKEILSGKITTDSIVLIDAFDGKLVFRNQTELVS from the coding sequence ATGAACATAAATAAATTTACAATCAAATCCCAGGAAGCCATTCAGCTTTCGCAACAATTGGCGCAAAGCCAAGGACAGCAACAAATAGAAAATGAACATATTTTCAAGGCTATTTTTGAAGTAGATGAAAATGTGGCACCTTTTATTCTGAAAAAACTGAACGTAAATGTGCCGTTATTTCTCCAAATATTGGATAGCACGATTCAGAGTTTCCCGAAAGTTTCCGGTGGCGAAATCATGCTTTCCAGAACCGCAAACACAACACTTAATGAGGCCGAAATTATCGCTAAAAAAATGAATGACGAATTCGTTTCAGTAGAGCATTTAATTTTGGCAATTTTTGATTCTAAAACCAAAGCTGCCCAAATATTAAAAGATCAGGGCGTAACGGGAAAAGGACTGAAAGCAGCCATAGAAGAATTGCGAAAAGGAGAACGAGTAACTTCGGCATCTGCGGAGGAAACATACAATTCATTAAATAAATATGCCAAAAACCTCAACGAACTGGCTCGATCTGGAAAACTAGATCCTGTTATTGGTCGCGACGAGGAAATTCGCAGAGTGCTGCAAATTCTGACACGTCGTACTAAAAATAACCCAATGTTAGTCGGTGAACCTGGCGTAGGGAAAACCGCCATTGCAGAAGGTTTAGCGCACCGAATTGTAGATGGAGACGTTCCTGACAATTTGAAAGATAAAATCGTGTATTCCCTTGATATGGGAGCGCTGATTGCCGGTGCCAAATACAAAGGGGAATTTGAAGAGCGCTTGAAATCTGTGGTAAAAGAAGTGACTTCTGCCGAAGGTGATATTGTCTTATTCATTGACGAAATCCATACGCTTGTGGGAGCTGGCGGTGGCGAAGGTGCCATGGATGCAGCGAATATCTTGAAACCCGCTTTGGCTCGTGGAGAATTGCGCGCTATTGGTGCTACAACTTTAGACGAATATCAAAAATATTTTGAAAAAGACAAAGCACTCGAAAGACGTTTCCAAAAAATAATGGTTGAAGAACCGGATACCGAAAGTGCGATTTCAATTTTGCGTGGAATCAAAGAAAAATACGAAACGCATCATAAAGTCCAAATCAAAGACGACGCTATTATTGCGGCTGTCGAATTATCGCAACGTTACATTACCAACCGCTTTCTTCCGGACAAAGCCATTGATTTAATGGATGAAGCCGCTTCAAAACTGCGTATGGAAATCAATTCGAAACCCGAAGAACTCGATGTTTTGGATCGAAAAATCATGCAGTTGGAAATTGAAATTGAAGCCATCAAACGTGAAAAAGACGAAAGCAAACTCAAAATTCTGGGTATGGATTTGGCCAACCTCAAAGAAGACCGCAATGAAATCTACGCCAAATGGAAATCAGAGAAAGATGTAGTCGATAATATTCAAGCCGTTAAAACGGAGATTGAAGACTTCAAATACGAAGCCGAACGTGCAGAACGTGAAGGCGATTATGGAAAAGTAGCCGAAATTCGTTACGGTAAAATCAAAGAAGCACAGGAACGCCTGGATGTTTTACTCAAAGAATTACAAGAAAACCAGTCGGGAACTTCGTTGATAAAAGAGGAAGTTACCCGCGAAGATATAGCCGAAGTTGTGGCCAAATGGACCGGAATTCCGGTGATGAAAATGCTTCAGGGCGAACGAGAAAAATTATTAAAACTGGAAGATGAATTGCATCACAGAGTGGTAGGACAGGAAGAAGCGATTCAAGCCGTGAGCGATGCCGTACGTAGAAGCCGTGCCGGACTGCAGGACATGAAAAAACCAGTAGGAACGTTTCTTTTCCTTGGAACAACAGGAGTTGGAAAAACAGAATTGGCGAAAGCCTTAGCGGAATATCTGTTTGACGATGAAAATGCAATGACGCGTATTGACATGAGCGAATACCAAGAACGCCACAGCGTAAGCCGTTTGGTGGGTGCGCCTCCGGGATATGTAGGGTATGATGAAGGCGGACAATTGACCGAAGCCGTTCGCAGAAAACCATATTCTGTAATCTTATTGGATGAGATTGAAAAAGCGCATCCGGATACGTTTAATATCTTGCTACAAGTTTTGGACGAAGGACGTTTGACAGATAACAAAGGACGTTTGGCCGATTTTAAAAATACGATTATCATCATGACTTCTAATATGGGAAGCCAGATTATTCAAGATAAATTCGAAAATCTAAAAGGAAGCGTGGAAGCTGCAACCGAATTGGCTAAAGTCGAAGTATTGGGATTATTGAAACAAACGGTGCGCCCAGAATTCATCAATCGTATTGACGAAATTGTGATGTTCACGCCATTAACTAATGAAAACATTGCTCAAATCGTAGGGTTACAACTGAAAAATGTAACCAAAATGCTGGCACAACAAGGCATCACGATGGACGCCACTCCAGAAGCTATTGCCTATTTATCTGAGAAAGGATACGATCCGCAATTTGGAGCTAGACCCGTGAAAAGAGTGATTCAACGAGACGTTCTCAATGAATTATCCAAAGAAATTTTATCCGGAAAAATAACAACAGACAGCATTGTTTTGATTGATGCGTTTGATGGAAAACTGGTTTTTAGAAATCAAACCGAGTTAGTTTCCTAA
- a CDS encoding YCF48-related protein, with translation MKLKKTPKIIMNISTTFKNLVFVSAFFCFSLPIHSQTNWELLNPKPSSNNGLDIRFVSSSNGYIINSNEILETLDAGVSWQKKQNINSGNDLNFYSTIGFIVGNNGYVLKSNDGGTSWSQISTGFSDNFNTVNIINETDIIISTSNSIIKSSDGGLTWTNKTIPNSTVNKTFFVTPLIGHAACNNGTMLKTVDGGVNWYVTQSSNSFPSDLLMVYFINQNIGFYTKEHSDMYKTIDGGETWSKVNGISDAIYAISFLNENMGYATGADGVIFKTMDGGNTWVWAGFQNGRYANTTIYGIHFLDQNRGYATGARGRIIKTIDAGKTWTENSPTYNDIKQLQFIDNNMGFAEVGDKFFKTVDGGQNWQNIGSLNLGQSVFASKYQFINKNLGYATTGGTYGGQVYKTVDGGITWAILNNGYYIIDEGIDSICFLDENTGFISGGFNQKKVMKTIDGGITWQQVLNQEFGQIQFLNNQVGYANRIGYTGGRMYKTIDGGNTWNINIDVDQSINSFHFLDENNGYFAGDNGLMYKTKNGGITWEKLTVPYVYYTFVKFYSKNVGYIFDDYGRLYKTTNGGVTWENITTINSYGSPSNYIDIVQKDIYVGGSNGKILKSEISFDPVSILANPVLNLSNKGATLSGNVASNQGLIQNIRFEYGTNYALSNIKNTNPNSVTFDSSLDISSDLTNLSPNTTYFYKVVATYNNIDYSSQILSFTTLPDFVVSMNDIYTYSSNTAEVSGNIKSNENEISNIEFQYGTKADFSEFSILPLNTLIAGNTNQNITSNLSNLIPETTYYLRIKAVHKGLNIYSPVKSFKTRAEYTINLYNPTISGNNVTLSAYITSYNKNITNIVFEYGTINYENSISTAINQVPLNTSNTVSATIANLDPNLTYYYRIKALNGTDIIYSKGNVFNTSGNVIMVSNPTIETTSAISFVGLINGYGKYLTNIQFEYGLTDSYGSTINGLPNYAFGYETSTITATVTNLLPNQTYFYRLIATYNGNKLYSSKYQFTTNTLNIDNFDIDNNKITLYPNPTNDEVSITSNGIKNVASIILIDITGKVLMTQDNPNQKNNFKILLSNQAKGTYIVKVLFSDNTISSKKLILK, from the coding sequence ATGAAGTTAAAAAAAACACCAAAAATAATTATGAATATTTCTACAACTTTCAAAAATCTAGTATTCGTTTCCGCTTTTTTTTGTTTCTCATTACCTATACATTCTCAAACCAATTGGGAATTATTGAACCCAAAACCATCCAGTAATAATGGTTTAGATATTCGTTTTGTTTCAAGTAGCAATGGATATATTATAAATTCTAATGAAATACTTGAGACTTTAGACGCTGGAGTTTCTTGGCAAAAAAAACAAAATATAAACAGTGGGAATGACTTAAATTTCTATAGTACCATCGGTTTTATTGTCGGTAATAATGGTTATGTTTTAAAATCCAATGATGGCGGAACTTCTTGGTCACAAATTTCCACAGGGTTCAGCGATAATTTTAACACAGTAAACATTATAAATGAAACTGACATTATTATTTCAACTTCAAATAGTATTATTAAGTCCTCAGATGGAGGTTTAACTTGGACAAATAAAACAATCCCTAATAGCACAGTTAATAAAACGTTTTTTGTAACTCCTCTAATTGGTCACGCAGCATGTAATAATGGTACAATGCTAAAAACTGTTGATGGAGGTGTCAATTGGTATGTTACCCAGAGCTCCAATTCATTTCCATCAGATTTATTAATGGTTTATTTCATAAATCAAAATATTGGTTTTTACACAAAAGAACATAGCGATATGTATAAAACGATTGATGGTGGAGAAACATGGTCCAAAGTAAATGGAATTTCTGATGCCATTTATGCAATATCTTTTTTAAATGAAAATATGGGATATGCAACTGGTGCTGATGGAGTTATTTTTAAAACCATGGATGGAGGAAATACATGGGTATGGGCTGGTTTCCAAAATGGACGTTATGCTAACACAACAATATATGGCATACATTTTTTAGACCAAAACAGAGGTTATGCGACTGGTGCTCGTGGACGAATTATTAAAACTATTGATGCTGGTAAAACTTGGACTGAGAACTCACCTACTTATAATGATATCAAGCAGCTGCAGTTTATTGATAACAATATGGGATTTGCTGAAGTTGGAGACAAATTCTTTAAAACAGTGGACGGTGGCCAAAATTGGCAAAATATTGGTTCCTTGAATCTTGGACAATCAGTTTTCGCAAGTAAATATCAATTTATAAATAAAAATTTAGGCTACGCTACAACGGGAGGAACTTACGGAGGACAAGTATATAAAACCGTTGATGGTGGAATTACTTGGGCAATATTAAACAATGGATATTACATTATTGACGAAGGTATTGATTCTATTTGTTTTTTGGATGAAAATACTGGTTTTATATCAGGAGGGTTTAATCAAAAAAAAGTAATGAAAACTATTGATGGAGGTATTACATGGCAGCAAGTATTGAATCAAGAATTTGGACAAATACAATTTCTCAATAACCAAGTAGGTTATGCAAATCGTATCGGTTATACAGGTGGCAGAATGTACAAGACTATAGATGGAGGTAATACTTGGAATATAAATATTGATGTCGACCAAAGTATTAATTCTTTTCATTTTTTAGATGAAAATAACGGTTATTTTGCCGGTGACAATGGCTTAATGTATAAAACTAAAAATGGCGGAATTACTTGGGAGAAATTGACAGTACCTTATGTTTATTACACATTTGTAAAATTTTATTCTAAAAATGTAGGATACATTTTTGATGATTATGGACGACTATACAAGACAACTAACGGTGGCGTCACATGGGAAAATATAACAACAATAAACTCGTATGGTTCACCATCAAATTATATCGATATTGTTCAAAAAGACATTTACGTAGGTGGTAGTAATGGTAAAATTTTAAAAAGCGAGATTTCATTTGATCCTGTTTCAATTCTTGCTAATCCAGTTCTAAATCTATCAAACAAGGGTGCAACACTTTCTGGAAATGTAGCTTCGAATCAAGGACTTATTCAAAATATTAGATTTGAATACGGAACAAATTATGCTCTCTCTAACATTAAAAACACAAATCCTAATTCAGTAACTTTCGATTCTTCATTAGATATTTCTAGTGATTTAACTAATCTTAGTCCAAATACAACTTACTTTTATAAAGTGGTGGCAACTTATAACAACATCGATTATTCAAGTCAGATCTTGAGTTTCACTACACTTCCAGATTTTGTAGTATCCATGAATGATATTTACACCTATTCTTCAAATACCGCAGAAGTATCAGGAAATATAAAATCAAATGAAAATGAAATTTCCAATATTGAATTTCAGTACGGAACAAAAGCTGATTTTTCAGAATTTAGTATTTTACCACTAAACACTTTGATAGCAGGAAATACAAATCAAAACATCACAAGTAATTTGTCAAACTTGATTCCAGAAACTACTTATTACTTGAGAATTAAAGCAGTACATAAAGGACTAAATATTTATAGTCCAGTAAAATCATTTAAAACAAGGGCAGAATATACAATCAATTTATATAATCCTACTATTAGTGGTAATAATGTTACTTTATCAGCTTATATAACTAGTTATAATAAAAACATCACTAACATAGTTTTTGAATACGGAACCATAAATTATGAAAATTCTATCTCGACTGCTATCAATCAGGTACCTCTAAATACTTCAAATACTGTAAGTGCTACAATTGCTAATCTAGACCCAAATTTGACCTATTATTATAGAATAAAAGCATTAAATGGAACTGATATTATTTATAGTAAAGGAAACGTTTTTAATACTTCAGGCAATGTAATTATGGTTTCTAATCCAACAATAGAGACGACTTCTGCTATTAGTTTTGTGGGTCTCATTAATGGCTATGGAAAATATCTTACAAATATTCAATTTGAATATGGTCTCACAGACAGCTATGGTTCAACAATTAACGGTTTACCTAACTATGCTTTTGGATATGAGACAAGCACTATAACAGCTACAGTAACTAATCTATTACCAAATCAAACCTATTTCTATAGATTAATCGCTACATACAACGGAAACAAACTTTACTCCAGTAAATATCAATTTACAACTAACACGCTAAATATTGATAATTTTGATATCGATAATAATAAAATTACCCTGTATCCAAATCCAACAAATGATGAAGTGAGTATTACTTCAAATGGAATTAAGAATGTAGCAAGTATTATATTAATTGACATTACTGGAAAAGTATTAATGACTCAAGATAATCCAAATCAAAAAAATAATTTTAAAATTTTACTTTCCAACCAAGCAAAAGGCACATATATTGTAAAAGTGCTATTTAGCGACAATACTATTAGTAGCAAAAAACTTATTTTAAAATAA
- a CDS encoding OsmC family protein: MGFKHVFKAKLDWLFSKKEAATYTKSHTITIDGKAVLHVSAAKAFKGDPALYNPEDLLLSSVVSCHMMSYLYVCKQNGIDVVSYTDEAEATLEVSEDSSGRFIAINLNPKVCITNKEKIEEALSLHKKANQLCFIANSCNFPILHFPTCEIEAID; encoded by the coding sequence ATGGGGTTCAAACATGTATTTAAAGCTAAATTAGATTGGCTTTTTTCTAAAAAGGAAGCGGCGACGTATACTAAAAGTCATACCATAACGATTGATGGTAAGGCTGTTCTACATGTTTCGGCTGCTAAAGCTTTCAAAGGAGATCCCGCTTTATACAATCCCGAAGACTTGTTGTTGAGCAGTGTGGTTTCCTGTCACATGATGTCTTACTTGTATGTTTGTAAACAAAATGGGATTGACGTTGTGTCTTATACAGACGAAGCAGAGGCAACTCTGGAAGTTTCGGAAGACAGTAGCGGACGTTTTATTGCCATTAATCTCAATCCTAAAGTTTGTATTACTAACAAAGAAAAAATAGAGGAGGCACTTAGCTTGCATAAAAAAGCAAACCAACTCTGTTTTATAGCCAATTCTTGTAATTTTCCAATTCTGCATTTTCCAACTTGTGAAATTGAAGCTATAGATTAA
- a CDS encoding DUF808 domain-containing protein, protein MASGFFALLDDIAAIMDDVAVMSKFAAKKTAGILGDDLAVNAEKASGFVSSRELPVLWAIAKGSLLNKVIILPIAFLLSAFLPVAVIIILVLGGLYLAYEGAEKIYEYFFPHEHAKHEISLEPMTEEQILAFEKEKIKSAIVTDFILSVEIVIIALGTVIGKPILSQIMVVSIIAIIATVGVYGIVALIVRMDEAGLKLISMSTRERSFSKTIGNILVQALPKVIKSLSFIGTIALLLVAGGIFVHNIGFLHGVLPQLPSILTEFLIGLVFGGIVLGIVTLFKKITGKK, encoded by the coding sequence ATGGCATCAGGTTTTTTCGCACTATTAGATGATATCGCAGCAATCATGGATGATGTTGCAGTAATGAGTAAATTTGCAGCCAAAAAAACGGCTGGTATTTTAGGTGATGATTTAGCCGTAAATGCTGAGAAAGCTTCCGGATTTGTTTCATCGCGAGAGCTTCCGGTATTATGGGCAATTGCAAAAGGTTCTCTGCTCAATAAGGTAATCATTTTACCCATCGCTTTTTTGCTGAGTGCATTTTTACCGGTAGCAGTTATCATAATCTTAGTACTTGGAGGACTTTATTTAGCCTACGAAGGTGCCGAAAAAATATACGAATACTTCTTTCCGCACGAACATGCAAAACACGAAATTTCGTTGGAACCGATGACCGAAGAACAAATTTTAGCCTTTGAAAAAGAAAAAATAAAATCAGCCATCGTAACCGATTTTATTTTATCAGTAGAAATCGTAATTATTGCATTGGGAACCGTTATTGGCAAACCTATTTTATCTCAAATTATGGTTGTTTCCATCATTGCAATAATAGCAACCGTAGGTGTTTATGGGATTGTAGCCCTAATTGTACGTATGGATGAAGCAGGTTTAAAACTGATAAGCATGAGCACCAGAGAGCGTAGCTTCTCAAAGACTATCGGAAATATTCTGGTACAAGCCTTGCCAAAAGTCATTAAGAGTTTATCCTTTATAGGTACCATCGCCTTACTGTTAGTAGCAGGTGGCATATTTGTACACAACATCGGTTTTTTACATGGCGTATTACCTCAATTACCTTCCATTCTAACTGAATTTTTAATAGGACTTGTATTTGGTGGAATTGTTTTGGGAATTGTTACGCTGTTCAAAAAGATCACTGGCAAAAAGTAA
- a CDS encoding RNA-binding domain-containing protein — protein sequence MIELKCEIVEITKRGENEYFLINSIEENQKYIIPIEQLLKYNIKVGESHIFEKKLNKNSQKYFLEYLYQSKPIFNHHYYVCGQTYDFTIISIEASLNKKGNTISIISVEDVDKNIITVLGLKWQTKDLWKFDTLKCEVERISANGLPMLINKENRHPIYKIGQEYDFKVVEEKTKEIKNIKYDIYELEGSDGCIHEVNILPGQNSIKPKLEIISCVVINITTHIRLSQGNVKDKFYSSFEKIVNKKDFEKKYFIPLFNNIDSSTKDEIQLVEQYNSQSAFWVLTYTNKILPKLFKESILKQEYKKSKEINKLIIAFEDWIITKGIITSIPDEEIRVSTIYKAKSQLESSKILDSVISTLISNPFYFLSDNAFFEDKKNLLPRFYFIISFSNIDVIETNLFINRLIEVLKIINLESKSDLYYLNKILNYVSFVKKGYISEEEKEYFSLSSQKPNELAFNANEIKYIHLSYGEILISLILSKKENANILIGQLLKLYTKSTSEINKKECLLYNAYKYFENYQILDLDIPFLYDNELNINFALLNSNLLDLEIDNDVWDILENIYKKNDSFSVQLTKKSKTGFEVKYKNLKGFLPYHLICENSLKNYPFDECDYTIEAKCITISRPFNFFIIEQLFNENSNESYKNNIPFIIGKEYDAIVKNVVSYGLFLSTNAGEGLLHTNDIFDFGWNTGNIYNYFKVGQKIKVILNDKTEDGKAQFSFYKLKESNLLYYNDYVERILSKNLSGLFDVNQEKEQVTFFEIALNEKAFCIEQYAVLQADFDKKIQNFQIAKQFYTNAQNARSFLINIYTSYFEILLNIKLTLDSGSLNEITKIKNNAKEIKNKMSQKTLETFPDSDKLIFFLDIISIFNEKSETTLELLFEYIKKYASEVSHKDLKTIAKITLANNLLISESKEDTGFSLRNLRMIFDYLSNGILSLEETIEDVNLRQLKEDLLYWSERIKEDESETLEFKSSFFTPIPDKIKSRRLEILKKIEKPTEQNKLEINKINGELARKIVIHSSLKTLVAFANHKGGTLLIGVDDNKKIIGLEQEFKTFSKKDQNRDGFGKYFDTTVRNYIGDSFSSLMNRKFLKFPEGDILIVNIEPSNHEVFLLKNEEGKDDEQLYIRNLSSSKELRGSELAKYIKNKHLGIVYKNMEVTL from the coding sequence ATGATAGAATTAAAATGTGAAATTGTTGAAATAACTAAAAGAGGTGAAAATGAATATTTTTTGATAAACTCAATAGAAGAAAATCAGAAATACATTATACCTATAGAACAACTTTTAAAGTACAACATAAAAGTAGGTGAATCTCATATTTTTGAAAAAAAATTAAATAAAAATTCTCAAAAATATTTTCTAGAATACTTATATCAATCAAAACCTATTTTCAATCATCATTATTATGTCTGTGGTCAAACCTATGATTTTACAATTATTAGTATAGAAGCTTCTTTAAATAAGAAAGGTAATACAATTTCAATAATTAGTGTTGAAGATGTAGACAAAAATATAATTACAGTTTTAGGACTTAAATGGCAAACGAAAGATCTCTGGAAATTTGATACACTTAAATGTGAAGTTGAACGTATTTCAGCAAATGGTTTACCAATGTTAATTAATAAGGAAAATAGGCATCCAATATATAAAATTGGTCAAGAATATGATTTTAAAGTAGTTGAAGAGAAAACAAAAGAAATAAAAAATATAAAATATGATATTTATGAATTAGAAGGAAGTGATGGTTGCATTCATGAAGTTAATATCTTACCTGGTCAAAATTCAATTAAACCAAAATTAGAAATTATTAGTTGCGTGGTAATAAACATTACGACTCACATTAGATTATCCCAAGGAAATGTAAAAGACAAATTTTATTCTTCATTTGAAAAAATAGTAAATAAAAAAGATTTTGAAAAAAAATATTTTATACCTCTTTTTAATAATATTGATAGTTCAACCAAAGATGAAATACAATTAGTAGAACAATATAATTCCCAAAGTGCTTTTTGGGTCTTAACATACACTAATAAGATATTACCAAAACTATTTAAAGAAAGTATCTTAAAACAAGAATATAAAAAATCTAAAGAAATTAACAAGCTTATCATTGCCTTTGAAGATTGGATAATTACAAAAGGAATTATAACTTCTATTCCTGATGAAGAAATAAGAGTAAGTACTATTTATAAAGCAAAAAGTCAATTAGAGTCATCAAAAATTTTGGATTCTGTAATATCTACTCTAATATCAAATCCTTTTTACTTTCTATCTGACAATGCCTTTTTTGAAGACAAAAAAAATCTCCTTCCGAGATTTTATTTTATTATTAGTTTTTCTAACATTGACGTTATTGAAACAAATTTATTTATAAATAGATTAATTGAAGTACTTAAAATAATAAATTTAGAGTCTAAGTCCGATTTATACTATTTAAACAAAATATTGAATTACGTTTCCTTTGTTAAAAAAGGATATATTAGTGAAGAAGAAAAAGAATATTTTAGTTTATCTTCTCAAAAACCAAATGAATTAGCTTTTAACGCAAACGAAATTAAATACATTCATTTATCATATGGAGAAATCTTAATTTCTCTAATACTTTCTAAAAAAGAAAATGCAAATATATTAATTGGACAACTACTAAAGTTATATACAAAATCAACATCTGAAATTAATAAAAAGGAATGTCTACTCTACAATGCTTACAAGTATTTCGAAAATTATCAAATTCTAGACCTTGATATTCCTTTTCTCTATGATAATGAATTAAACATAAATTTTGCATTGTTAAATTCAAATTTATTAGATTTAGAAATTGACAATGATGTTTGGGATATTTTAGAAAATATATACAAGAAAAATGATTCTTTTTCTGTTCAATTAACTAAAAAAAGCAAAACTGGTTTTGAGGTAAAATATAAAAATCTAAAAGGATTTCTACCATATCATCTAATTTGTGAAAATTCATTAAAAAATTACCCTTTTGATGAATGCGATTATACAATAGAAGCAAAATGTATTACGATTAGTAGACCTTTCAATTTTTTCATTATTGAACAATTATTTAATGAAAACTCGAATGAGAGTTACAAAAATAACATTCCATTTATAATAGGAAAAGAATATGATGCAATTGTAAAAAACGTTGTTAGTTATGGTTTGTTTTTATCTACAAATGCCGGAGAAGGTCTATTACATACAAATGATATTTTTGATTTTGGATGGAATACTGGGAACATATACAATTACTTTAAAGTTGGGCAAAAAATAAAAGTCATACTTAATGATAAAACAGAAGATGGAAAAGCACAATTTAGCTTTTATAAGCTGAAAGAAAGTAATTTACTATATTATAATGATTATGTCGAAAGAATTTTGTCGAAAAATTTATCAGGATTATTTGACGTAAATCAAGAGAAAGAACAAGTAACTTTTTTTGAAATTGCTTTAAATGAAAAGGCATTTTGTATAGAACAATATGCTGTATTACAAGCGGACTTTGATAAAAAAATACAAAACTTTCAAATTGCAAAGCAATTTTATACTAATGCTCAAAATGCCAGAAGTTTTTTAATTAATATTTATACTTCATATTTTGAAATTTTGTTAAACATCAAGTTAACTTTAGATAGTGGGTCATTGAATGAAATAACAAAAATTAAAAACAATGCTAAGGAAATAAAAAATAAAATGAGTCAAAAAACTTTGGAAACATTTCCAGATTCTGATAAACTTATTTTCTTCTTGGATATTATTAGCATTTTCAATGAAAAAAGTGAAACTACATTAGAATTACTTTTTGAATATATTAAGAAATATGCAAGCGAAGTATCTCACAAAGATCTAAAAACTATTGCGAAAATAACTTTAGCAAATAATTTGTTAATTTCTGAAAGTAAAGAAGATACAGGTTTTTCTTTAAGAAATCTACGAATGATTTTTGATTATTTATCGAATGGGATATTATCATTAGAAGAAACAATAGAAGACGTTAATTTAAGACAGCTAAAAGAAGATTTACTCTATTGGTCTGAAAGAATTAAAGAAGATGAGAGTGAAACATTAGAATTTAAATCTTCTTTTTTTACACCAATTCCTGATAAAATAAAAAGTAGAAGACTTGAAATACTTAAGAAAATTGAAAAACCAACTGAACAAAATAAGTTAGAAATAAATAAAATCAACGGCGAACTCGCTAGAAAAATTGTCATTCATAGTTCCTTAAAGACTTTAGTAGCATTTGCAAACCACAAAGGTGGGACCTTATTAATCGGAGTTGACGACAATAAAAAAATTATAGGTTTAGAGCAAGAATTTAAAACATTTTCAAAAAAAGATCAAAATAGAGATGGGTTTGGTAAGTACTTTGACACGACAGTTAGAAACTATATTGGCGATAGTTTTTCCTCATTAATGAATAGGAAATTTTTGAAATTTCCAGAAGGTGATATTTTAATTGTAAACATTGAACCAAGTAACCACGAGGTTTTTTTACTAAAAAATGAAGAAGGTAAAGATGATGAACAATTGTATATTAGGAATTTATCATCCTCTAAAGAACTCAGAGGCTCTGAGCTTGCTAAGTATATTAAAAATAAACATCTTGGAATTGTCTATAAAAACATGGAAGTAACTTTATAA